A stretch of the Candidatus Polarisedimenticolia bacterium genome encodes the following:
- a CDS encoding ATP-binding protein yields the protein MRLGLRARITALLLLLSVAPPCAVVWIIRERVLPLVRAEDEGRIADALSEFEAAIEREGRDAAGALEIVALLLESDPRFRAGVPGADSTASLMADAGLDCLSILDARGTVLASGHAPASAGRSERLKLDLPDTRSTFVEEEIAPGIGRVLTLQSRRVARTPRQELHLVGGRFLDADFLRRLSPGGTVRTLLLDGDGAILAASDPDNPPPIPAGWKDPQAEGGRLDIRGVPHSYRMIRLRDHLGRPVGALVAAVSLARGLALSSSLGAIALWVVAAGLLASLLLGFVLARGVTGPLRRLEEMSRRIAADRYEPVAGPPGPGEIGALVSAFNHMARGLAESRERLRQTERLAAAEEVARRVAHEIKNPLSPIALTLEGLVRTRQTRPQEFDAAFEAAARTIQEEIQRIRGILEDFSRFGRLPVPRPRPSDLNGVVSQAVTLYSGSSPGARIVADLDPAMPSVSLDPDRMSEVINNLVGNALQALEGRDGTITVTTRRTDAGAEIRVSDTGPGLPQEVLGRLFEPYVSTTQGGTGLGMAIARRIVLDHGGRIEAGNRPGLGAEIRILLPWGAPRGAAGGHPTGS from the coding sequence ATGAGACTCGGCCTGCGCGCGCGCATCACGGCCCTGCTCCTGCTTCTCAGCGTCGCCCCGCCCTGCGCCGTCGTCTGGATCATCCGGGAGCGCGTGCTGCCACTGGTGCGCGCCGAGGACGAAGGGCGCATCGCCGACGCGCTCTCGGAATTCGAGGCCGCCATCGAGCGCGAGGGGAGGGACGCGGCCGGCGCCCTCGAAATCGTCGCGCTCCTCCTCGAGAGCGACCCGCGCTTCCGCGCCGGCGTACCCGGCGCGGACTCCACCGCCTCGCTGATGGCGGACGCCGGCCTCGACTGCCTCTCCATTCTCGATGCCCGGGGGACCGTTCTCGCCTCGGGACATGCCCCCGCGAGCGCCGGACGTTCGGAGCGCCTGAAGCTCGACCTGCCCGACACGCGCTCCACGTTCGTGGAGGAGGAGATCGCACCGGGCATCGGCCGCGTCCTGACGCTCCAGTCCCGGCGCGTCGCCAGGACCCCCCGGCAGGAGCTCCACCTGGTCGGGGGGCGGTTCCTGGACGCGGATTTCCTGAGGCGCCTGTCCCCCGGCGGCACCGTCCGCACCCTTCTCCTGGATGGCGACGGCGCCATCCTGGCGGCCAGCGACCCCGACAATCCGCCCCCGATCCCGGCCGGGTGGAAGGACCCTCAGGCGGAGGGCGGGCGCCTCGACATCCGAGGGGTTCCGCACAGCTACCGGATGATCCGCCTGCGCGATCACCTGGGGCGCCCCGTCGGCGCGCTCGTGGCCGCCGTGTCGCTGGCGCGCGGTCTGGCGCTGTCCTCTTCCCTGGGGGCCATCGCGCTCTGGGTCGTCGCGGCAGGGCTTCTGGCGTCGCTCCTGCTGGGATTCGTCCTGGCGCGCGGCGTGACCGGACCGCTCCGGCGCCTCGAGGAGATGTCGCGCCGCATCGCGGCCGATCGCTACGAGCCCGTCGCCGGGCCGCCGGGCCCGGGGGAGATCGGCGCATTGGTCTCCGCCTTCAATCACATGGCCCGGGGCCTGGCCGAGAGCCGCGAGCGGCTGCGGCAGACCGAGCGACTGGCCGCGGCCGAGGAGGTGGCCCGGCGCGTGGCGCACGAGATCAAGAACCCGTTGTCGCCGATCGCCCTGACGCTCGAGGGGCTGGTCAGGACGCGGCAGACGAGGCCGCAGGAGTTCGACGCCGCCTTCGAGGCGGCCGCCCGCACCATCCAGGAGGAGATCCAGAGGATCCGGGGAATCCTCGAAGACTTCTCCCGGTTCGGGCGCCTGCCGGTCCCCCGGCCGCGCCCCTCCGATCTGAACGGCGTCGTCAGCCAGGCGGTGACGTTGTACTCGGGCTCGAGCCCCGGGGCGCGGATCGTCGCCGATCTCGATCCGGCGATGCCGTCCGTGTCGCTCGATCCGGACAGAATGAGCGAGGTGATCAACAATCTCGTCGGCAACGCGCTGCAGGCGCTCGAGGGGAGGGACGGGACGATCACCGTGACCACCCGCAGGACCGACGCGGGGGCCGAGATCCGGGTGAGCGACACCGGTCCCGGGCTCCCGCAGGAGGTGCTCGGGCGCCTGTTCGAGCCGTACGTCTCGACGACCCAGGGCGGGACCGGGCTGGGCATGGCCATCGCGCGGCGCATCGTCCTCGACCACGGCGGCCGGATCGAGGCAGGCAACCGTCCCGGACTCGGCGCCGAGATCCGCATCCTCCTGCCGTGGGGCGCCCCCCGGGGCGCGGCGGGCGGTCACCCGACAGGCTCCTGA
- a CDS encoding APC family permease, which translates to MTTPGGVDGQASGASSAGLRRELGLWDLVLLNVVAIVGLRWWLTSAGGYGYAALPLWVFAFLCFFVPSGLAVINLTTRYPEEGGIYAWTKHAFGDNHGFISGWCLWTNNLIYFPHLLIFTVGNLAFMLGAQHKGLESSPPFMAALSLLIFWVVVWFNVRGLRHARWLNNLGAYGTWLPATLLIALGAFALVRYGAATPFHAGALVPVFSFGTVSFFSAICFGFSGLDLGALMGEEIIDPKKNVPRAILISGVIITLIYILGTAALLVALPQENVGLLDGVAAAIAAVQEKMGFGFLAGIMALLIALGGVGGCSAWLAGCSRIPFVAGIDRYLPPAFGRLHPVHRTPHVALLVTGGISSLLILVGFIGVDVEQAYLFLADFTIVVYFIPYLYLFAAFLKLGLPPAGQEVAASAPDGTIPIPGGRAGMMLVGVVGFLTTAASIVFALVPPAGSNFWMFEGKILGGCGLLLAFGWVLYRRGQKG; encoded by the coding sequence ATGACCACCCCGGGGGGTGTCGACGGCCAGGCGTCCGGCGCTTCGTCGGCCGGCCTCAGACGCGAGCTCGGGCTGTGGGACCTCGTCCTCCTGAACGTCGTGGCCATCGTCGGCCTGCGCTGGTGGCTGACGTCGGCCGGGGGCTACGGCTACGCCGCGCTGCCGCTCTGGGTGTTCGCCTTCCTCTGCTTCTTCGTACCTTCCGGCCTGGCGGTCATCAACCTGACGACGCGCTACCCGGAGGAAGGCGGGATCTACGCCTGGACCAAGCACGCCTTCGGCGACAACCACGGCTTCATCTCGGGCTGGTGCCTGTGGACCAACAATCTGATCTACTTCCCGCACCTGCTCATCTTCACGGTCGGCAACCTGGCCTTCATGCTGGGAGCCCAGCACAAGGGGCTCGAATCCAGCCCGCCGTTCATGGCGGCGCTGTCCCTCCTCATCTTCTGGGTCGTGGTCTGGTTCAACGTGCGCGGATTGAGGCACGCGCGCTGGCTGAACAACCTCGGGGCCTACGGCACCTGGCTGCCGGCGACGCTGCTGATCGCCCTCGGGGCGTTCGCCCTGGTGCGCTACGGGGCCGCGACCCCCTTCCACGCCGGCGCCCTGGTGCCGGTCTTCAGCTTCGGGACGGTGTCGTTCTTCTCGGCGATCTGCTTCGGCTTCTCCGGGCTCGATCTCGGGGCGCTCATGGGCGAGGAGATCATCGATCCGAAGAAGAACGTGCCGCGCGCCATCCTGATCTCCGGCGTCATCATCACGCTCATCTACATCCTCGGGACGGCCGCGCTCCTCGTGGCGCTGCCGCAGGAGAACGTCGGCCTGCTGGACGGGGTGGCCGCCGCCATCGCGGCGGTGCAGGAGAAGATGGGGTTCGGCTTCCTGGCGGGGATCATGGCCCTTTTAATCGCCCTCGGCGGCGTCGGCGGCTGCAGCGCCTGGCTCGCCGGCTGCTCGCGCATCCCGTTCGTCGCCGGCATCGATCGCTACCTGCCCCCCGCCTTCGGCCGCCTGCACCCGGTCCACAGGACGCCGCACGTGGCGCTCCTGGTGACCGGCGGGATCTCGAGTCTCCTGATTCTCGTCGGCTTCATCGGCGTGGATGTCGAGCAGGCCTACCTCTTCCTGGCCGACTTCACCATCGTGGTGTATTTCATTCCCTATCTCTACCTCTTCGCCGCGTTCCTGAAGCTCGGCCTGCCGCCGGCCGGTCAGGAGGTCGCGGCCTCCGCCCCCGATGGCACGATTCCGATTCCCGGCGGCCGCGCCGGGATGATGCTGGTCGGGGTGGTCGGGTTCCTGACCACCGCCGCCTCCATCGTCTTCGCTCTCGTCCCGCCGGCGGGATCGAATTTCTGGATGTTCGAGGGGAAGATTCTCGGCGGATGCGGCCTGCTCCTCGCCTTCGGCTGGGTGCTGTACCGCCGGGGCCAGAAGGGCTAG
- a CDS encoding sigma-54 dependent transcriptional regulator — protein sequence MATVLIADDEKNIRASVVRLFDLEGHKALAAADGGEALAILRKDDVDLVILDLQMPGQDGFAVLAEMQALQIDAPVIVLTGHGSIEKAVLAVKRGAHDFLEKPPDPGRLMLSAKNALALGRLKRENRELRGALAARHRLVGESQAMADLRREIARAAAGGGAVLITGENGTGKEMVARSIHAESARRDGPFVAVNCAALPAELFESELFGHERGAFTGALRRQIGRFERASGGTLFLDEIGEIPPPLQAKLLRALDSMTIERLGGEGPIRVDARVIAATNRDLRSAMAAGGFRQDLFYRLAVLPIVVPPLRARRDDIAPLAAAFLEEARREGTTRASRFSEDALALLQGYDYPGNVRELRNLAERLALTASGETVTGDDVRHVLPGPSPGVPPAPPAAVPARTSLKDSLQQAEREIVLKALERNRWQMTKTARELGLERSHLYRKLKALGLRPPD from the coding sequence GTGGCCACGGTCCTGATCGCGGACGATGAGAAGAACATTCGCGCGTCCGTCGTGCGCCTCTTCGATCTGGAGGGTCACAAGGCGTTGGCCGCGGCGGACGGCGGGGAGGCGCTCGCCATCCTGCGCAAGGACGACGTCGACCTGGTGATCCTCGATCTGCAGATGCCCGGTCAGGACGGCTTCGCCGTTCTCGCGGAGATGCAGGCGCTCCAGATCGATGCGCCGGTGATCGTCCTGACCGGCCACGGCAGCATCGAGAAGGCGGTCCTGGCGGTCAAGCGCGGGGCGCACGACTTCCTGGAGAAGCCGCCCGACCCGGGCCGGCTGATGCTCTCCGCGAAGAACGCCCTCGCCCTCGGCCGGCTCAAGAGGGAGAACCGCGAGCTGCGCGGGGCCCTCGCCGCCCGCCACCGGCTGGTGGGGGAGTCGCAGGCGATGGCGGACCTGAGACGGGAGATCGCGCGCGCCGCGGCCGGCGGAGGCGCCGTCCTGATCACGGGGGAGAACGGCACCGGCAAGGAGATGGTGGCGCGATCCATCCACGCGGAATCGGCGCGCCGGGACGGCCCGTTCGTGGCGGTGAACTGCGCCGCCCTGCCGGCCGAGCTCTTCGAGAGCGAGCTGTTCGGGCACGAGCGGGGGGCGTTCACCGGGGCGCTGCGCCGGCAGATCGGGCGTTTCGAGAGGGCGTCCGGAGGGACGCTGTTCCTCGACGAGATCGGCGAGATCCCGCCGCCGCTCCAGGCGAAGCTCCTGCGCGCTCTCGATTCCATGACCATCGAGCGGCTCGGAGGAGAGGGGCCGATCCGGGTCGATGCCCGCGTCATCGCCGCGACCAACCGTGACCTGCGATCCGCCATGGCCGCGGGGGGCTTCCGGCAGGACCTCTTCTACCGCCTCGCCGTCCTGCCGATCGTCGTCCCCCCCCTGCGCGCGCGGCGCGACGACATCGCCCCCCTGGCCGCCGCCTTCCTGGAGGAGGCCCGCCGCGAAGGGACGACCCGCGCCAGCCGGTTTTCGGAGGACGCGCTGGCCCTTCTCCAGGGGTACGACTACCCCGGCAACGTGCGCGAACTCAGGAACCTGGCCGAGCGCCTGGCTCTCACGGCGTCCGGAGAGACGGTCACCGGAGACGACGTGCGCCACGTCCTGCCGGGTCCGTCCCCCGGGGTCCCGCCCGCGCCTCCGGCCGCGGTCCCCGCCAGGACCTCACTCAAGGACAGCCTGCAGCAGGCCGAGCGGGAGATCGTGCTCAAGGCGCTCGAGCGCAACCGCTGGCAGATGACGAAGACCGCCCGCGAGCTCGGGCTGGAGCGCAGCCACCTCTACCGCAAGCTCAAGGCGCTGGGCCTTCGCCCTCCCGATTAG
- a CDS encoding oligopeptide transporter, OPT family, protein MSNPQSSRPSNPSGYKPFVPPSVEMKEFTWRAVFIGLVMTVILGAANAYLGLRAGQTIAATYPAAVISMAILRLWKGSILEENIARTAGSIGESVAAGAIFTLPAFYIAGVWPSFGFADAYWKSTALMVVGSVLGVLFCSLIRRVMVEDRELPFPESVAAGEIHKAGQRGAEAARHLFYSMAFGAGAFLLSVFKVVAIDKDIPVKMGAIGTSKIKLGATAAAPAVATGGVTNFAAPSISPAYFGVGYIIGPELAALNFSGGVIAWGLMVPLIAYLLGPELNTILPAGSDPEAWGGTINAVWRFIVRPIAVGGMLVGTAYTLFMRRRSIFGGLAKAFSELRGGSASAQARASRTERYMSSKTVFLLIGLFFFLMTALYIYMTGLVAGAIVAAVVMIVAGFFFATVSGYLVGLIGSSNNPISGLTLSTLVIAALLMVGMGVSGLSGVAAVLGVAAVVCVSSAVAGELLQDFKVGYILGGTPRTIQIVELIAVLAASLVMYFPLLVLHEGNINAGGTGFGDRQLSAPQAGLMAALAQGIVGKEMAWPLIVIGIMLGVAMIMVKVKSPMLVAVGMYLPLATTSAIFVGGMIRWVIDRLATRRGLNAAQKIRVENVGILAASGLIAGEALVGLGTATCNFFEVPIPGLFRDPSYVAGLLVAALIVYLLVKVPLDNAGRADEPAPPAAMM, encoded by the coding sequence ATGAGCAACCCCCAGTCTTCCCGTCCCTCGAACCCATCCGGTTACAAGCCGTTCGTCCCCCCTTCGGTCGAGATGAAGGAGTTCACCTGGAGGGCGGTCTTCATCGGACTGGTCATGACGGTCATCCTCGGGGCGGCCAACGCCTACCTCGGCCTGCGCGCCGGCCAGACGATCGCCGCGACCTACCCGGCGGCGGTCATCAGCATGGCGATCCTCAGGTTGTGGAAAGGGTCGATCCTCGAGGAGAACATCGCGCGGACCGCCGGCTCGATCGGAGAGTCGGTGGCCGCCGGCGCCATCTTCACGCTGCCCGCCTTCTACATCGCCGGGGTCTGGCCGTCGTTCGGCTTCGCCGACGCCTACTGGAAATCGACCGCCCTGATGGTGGTCGGATCGGTCCTGGGCGTGCTCTTCTGCTCCCTCATCCGGCGCGTCATGGTGGAAGACCGCGAGCTCCCGTTCCCGGAGTCGGTCGCCGCCGGCGAGATCCACAAGGCGGGGCAGCGGGGCGCCGAGGCCGCCCGCCATCTTTTCTACAGCATGGCGTTCGGGGCCGGGGCCTTCCTCCTGAGCGTGTTCAAGGTCGTCGCCATCGACAAGGACATCCCCGTCAAGATGGGGGCGATCGGGACCAGCAAGATCAAGCTGGGCGCGACGGCCGCGGCGCCCGCAGTCGCCACGGGGGGCGTGACGAATTTCGCCGCCCCGAGCATCTCCCCCGCGTACTTCGGCGTCGGATACATCATCGGCCCGGAGCTCGCCGCCCTCAATTTCTCGGGCGGGGTGATCGCCTGGGGACTCATGGTCCCCCTGATCGCCTACCTGCTCGGTCCGGAGCTCAATACCATCCTCCCGGCGGGCAGCGATCCCGAAGCCTGGGGCGGGACGATCAACGCCGTGTGGCGCTTCATCGTCAGGCCGATCGCGGTGGGAGGCATGCTGGTCGGCACGGCCTACACCCTGTTCATGAGGCGCCGGAGCATCTTCGGGGGGCTTGCGAAGGCGTTCTCCGAGCTGCGCGGCGGCTCCGCGTCCGCCCAGGCCAGGGCGAGCCGCACCGAGCGCTACATGAGCTCGAAGACGGTCTTCCTGCTGATCGGGCTGTTCTTCTTCCTGATGACCGCTCTCTACATCTACATGACCGGTCTCGTCGCCGGGGCGATCGTCGCCGCGGTGGTGATGATCGTGGCCGGCTTCTTCTTCGCCACGGTCTCCGGCTACCTGGTCGGGCTCATCGGGTCGTCGAACAATCCGATCTCCGGGCTGACACTATCCACCCTGGTCATCGCCGCGCTCCTGATGGTGGGGATGGGCGTCTCGGGGCTGAGCGGCGTGGCGGCCGTGCTGGGGGTGGCCGCCGTCGTCTGCGTCTCCTCGGCGGTCGCGGGGGAGCTGCTCCAGGACTTCAAGGTCGGATACATCCTCGGCGGGACGCCGCGCACGATTCAGATCGTCGAGCTCATCGCCGTCCTGGCCGCCAGCCTCGTCATGTATTTCCCGCTCCTGGTCCTGCACGAGGGGAACATCAACGCGGGAGGGACCGGCTTCGGGGATCGGCAGCTCTCCGCCCCGCAGGCCGGCCTGATGGCCGCCCTGGCGCAGGGGATCGTCGGGAAGGAAATGGCCTGGCCGCTGATCGTCATCGGCATCATGCTCGGCGTGGCGATGATCATGGTGAAGGTCAAGAGCCCGATGCTCGTGGCCGTCGGCATGTACCTCCCTCTGGCCACCACCTCCGCCATCTTCGTCGGCGGGATGATCCGCTGGGTCATCGACCGCCTCGCGACCCGCCGGGGCCTGAACGCCGCGCAGAAGATCCGCGTCGAGAACGTCGGCATCCTGGCCGCCTCGGGGCTCATCGCGGGGGAGGCCCTCGTCGGCCTCGGCACGGCCACCTGCAACTTCTTCGAGGTCCCGATCCCGGGGCTGTTCCGCGATCCGTCCTACGTGGCGGGGCTCCTCGTGGCGGCCCTGATCGTCTACCTGCTCGTGAAGGTCCCGCTCGACAATGCCGGCCGCGCCGACGAGCCGGCTCCGCCCGCGGCGATGATGTAA
- a CDS encoding tetratricopeptide repeat protein: MSMSRTGRLIVSCGGAALLVAAAGIVIVGTTSRREPGEPTKKAAPFIQAGQIGGGSGSVAAGPVAVPDPGAGGPVSGSVVDDLVVESLVLRPGETYYGKGEAFFKDGDFTSASRYLEAEVGKHPDRFYPAYLLGLSLWKDGKLDEAATALEGAAALDTRSVKARVNRGRVLNDAGRYAEALESADEAVSLGPEDSPAHNVRGRALLNLGRKDEAIAAFQTAVEKDPANAYALNNLGYAFIQAGRFQDAVPSLEEAVRLKPGSGAFHNNLGMAYERTGSRDRAVDEYRAAVQAGGSEAAGRNLSRLGGTIDDAGGSGNESESGSNLLDEEGRLY, encoded by the coding sequence ATGAGCATGAGTCGGACAGGCAGGTTGATCGTCAGCTGTGGAGGGGCGGCGCTCCTGGTAGCGGCCGCCGGAATCGTGATCGTCGGAACGACGTCGCGCCGGGAGCCGGGCGAGCCGACGAAAAAGGCCGCGCCGTTCATTCAGGCCGGTCAGATCGGCGGAGGGTCCGGGAGCGTCGCGGCCGGTCCCGTGGCCGTTCCGGATCCGGGCGCCGGCGGTCCGGTTTCCGGATCGGTCGTCGACGACCTGGTCGTCGAGAGCCTGGTGCTGCGGCCGGGCGAAACGTACTACGGCAAGGGGGAGGCGTTCTTCAAGGACGGCGACTTCACCTCGGCCTCGCGCTATCTCGAGGCGGAAGTCGGGAAGCACCCGGACCGGTTCTATCCCGCCTACCTTCTGGGGCTCTCTCTCTGGAAGGACGGAAAGCTGGACGAGGCGGCGACCGCGCTCGAAGGGGCCGCGGCGCTCGATACGCGATCGGTCAAGGCGCGGGTGAACCGGGGCAGGGTGCTGAACGACGCCGGCCGCTACGCCGAGGCCTTGGAGTCCGCCGACGAGGCGGTGAGCCTGGGTCCGGAGGACTCGCCGGCCCACAATGTGCGCGGCCGGGCGCTCCTGAACCTGGGCCGGAAGGACGAGGCGATCGCGGCGTTTCAGACCGCCGTCGAGAAGGACCCCGCGAACGCTTACGCGCTGAACAACCTCGGATACGCCTTCATCCAGGCGGGTCGCTTCCAGGACGCGGTCCCCTCCCTGGAGGAGGCGGTGCGTCTCAAGCCCGGGTCCGGGGCCTTCCACAACAACCTCGGCATGGCCTACGAGCGCACCGGGTCGAGGGATCGCGCGGTCGACGAGTACCGGGCCGCCGTCCAGGCGGGTGGCTCGGAAGCCGCGGGGCGCAACCTCTCCAGGCTGGGGGGCACGATCGACGACGCGGGCGGATCGGGAAACGAAAGCGAGTCGGGAAGCAACTTGCTTGACGAAGAGGGACGCCTATATTAG
- the ttcA gene encoding tRNA 2-thiocytidine(32) synthetase TtcA produces MSTLLQIELPRRRHGSEAGAPRSLLKPLARRVGRAIDDFRMIEDGDRVLCAMSGGKDSYAMLHLLDHLRRRAPVRFELVAVTVDQGYRGFQTGVLERYFKEKGYAYHIERTNIAEVIDDTMPLGDTHCSMCARLRRGVLYRLAPDLGCNKIALGHHADDLLETLLMSQFYNGEICSMPPILKARDGRNIVIRPLCYVWEEEIIRFTAEAGFPVICCACPACGDNSLKRKQMKLLLQRLEADHSGIKASLLRALSNLRTEHLLDRRFLPALGGKAIDLDPGQEKRDGGSALGSTVPTRAGSPTCQREGA; encoded by the coding sequence ATGTCGACCCTGTTGCAGATCGAGCTCCCCCGGCGGCGCCACGGATCCGAGGCCGGAGCCCCCCGTAGCCTCCTGAAGCCCCTGGCGCGTCGCGTCGGCAGGGCGATCGATGATTTCCGGATGATCGAGGACGGCGACCGGGTTCTGTGCGCCATGTCCGGAGGCAAGGACTCGTACGCCATGTTGCACCTGCTCGATCACCTCAGGCGGCGCGCCCCGGTCCGATTCGAGCTCGTGGCCGTCACCGTGGATCAGGGGTACCGCGGATTCCAGACCGGCGTTCTGGAGCGTTACTTCAAGGAAAAAGGGTACGCCTATCACATCGAGCGCACCAACATCGCGGAGGTGATCGACGACACGATGCCGCTCGGCGATACGCACTGCTCCATGTGCGCCCGCCTGCGGCGCGGCGTCCTGTATCGCCTGGCTCCCGATCTCGGCTGCAACAAGATCGCGCTCGGGCATCATGCCGACGATCTCCTCGAGACCCTCCTGATGAGCCAGTTCTACAACGGCGAGATCTGCTCGATGCCGCCGATCCTCAAGGCGCGCGACGGCAGGAACATCGTGATTCGGCCGCTGTGCTACGTCTGGGAGGAGGAGATCATCCGCTTCACGGCGGAGGCCGGATTCCCGGTGATCTGCTGCGCCTGCCCTGCCTGCGGCGACAATTCCCTGAAGCGCAAGCAGATGAAGCTGCTCTTGCAGCGGTTGGAGGCGGACCATTCCGGGATCAAGGCGTCGCTCCTGCGGGCGCTCTCGAACCTCAGGACCGAGCACCTTCTGGATCGCCGGTTCCTCCCGGCGCTGGGCGGGAAGGCCATCGACCTCGATCCGGGACAAGAAAAACGGGACGGTGGATCAGCCCTGGGATCCACCGTCCCGACGCGGGCAGGAAGTCCCACCTGCCAGCGGGAGGGAGCGTAA
- a CDS encoding HU family DNA-binding protein, with translation MNKAELTARVARDTRMTKVKAARVIDSLLEHVMKSLKKGERASLVGFGTFTVTRRRARTGRNPQTGAPIQIPARRVVRFTAGKSLKSEIR, from the coding sequence ATGAACAAGGCGGAATTGACTGCCAGGGTGGCGAGGGACACCAGGATGACCAAGGTCAAGGCGGCCCGGGTCATCGACTCTCTTCTGGAGCACGTCATGAAATCGCTGAAGAAGGGGGAGCGCGCCAGCCTCGTCGGATTCGGCACCTTCACGGTGACACGGCGCCGGGCCCGCACGGGCAGGAATCCCCAGACGGGAGCCCCGATCCAGATCCCGGCACGTCGCGTCGTGAGGTTCACGGCCGGGAAGTCGCTGAAGTCCGAGATCCGCTAG
- a CDS encoding peptidase M49, whose translation MPASRDSDTRPYLLETVGEFAVARLYADGFEELDPKERILAFYLYRAALAGRDIFYDQMGRDVLEIRDLLEEILTHPQGVDARFRDRLLVYLKLFWINNGNHNDRTRRKFVPEFSPDDLRRAAEAAVSAGASVKLAVGETLPRKLERLRPAIFDPNVDPLSTCKTPPPGQDILTCSSVNFHEGLALKDLEGFQEKYPLNSRLVKKDGRVVEEVYRAGRREVPPGRYARELKTIVGFLEKARAYADGPESTILGHLIDYFATGQPEAFRAYNIAWVAQDPRVDAVIGFIETYKDPRGQKGAYEGIVHFVDPRMTRLQKDLARLAQYFEDHAPWDDRFKRKGFNIPVANAVNVLVSTGDSGPMPPIGINLPNEEEIRERHGNKSVALVNVMDSSNRAVHAKVVEEFFLPEDRALVEKHGAAADLLQTTMHEVLGHASGKVADALKGDPRDRLREYYSALEEARAELIALHNFFDPKLIEIGAIPTAEVAEAACRDYATNDLYMLRRVRQGDVLEDDHMRAIHLIVSYLREATGAVEFVKRDGKSYARVKDIAAMRRGVAELLSTLQRIKGEGDYEAARELTERYAVRIDPALRDEIVARADRAGIPSYVAFVMPDIVPVRDADGGIQDVRLAYASDLATQMLKYSGKLPLEEPPPAPSPTPTPAPGR comes from the coding sequence ATGCCGGCATCCAGGGACAGCGACACGCGGCCGTATCTCCTGGAGACGGTCGGCGAGTTCGCCGTGGCGCGGCTCTACGCCGACGGCTTCGAGGAGCTCGACCCGAAAGAGCGGATCCTCGCCTTCTATCTCTACCGCGCCGCCCTCGCCGGGCGGGACATCTTCTACGACCAGATGGGCCGGGACGTCCTGGAGATCAGGGACCTCCTGGAGGAGATCCTGACGCACCCGCAGGGAGTGGATGCGCGGTTCCGCGACCGGCTCCTGGTCTATCTGAAACTCTTCTGGATCAACAACGGCAACCACAACGACCGCACGCGGCGGAAGTTCGTTCCGGAGTTCTCGCCCGACGATCTGCGCCGGGCCGCCGAGGCGGCGGTTTCGGCCGGGGCGAGCGTGAAGCTGGCGGTCGGCGAGACACTGCCCCGGAAGCTCGAGCGCCTCAGGCCGGCGATTTTCGATCCGAACGTCGACCCCCTGTCCACCTGCAAGACGCCGCCGCCCGGCCAGGACATCCTGACCTGCAGCAGCGTCAATTTTCACGAGGGGCTGGCGCTCAAGGATCTCGAGGGGTTCCAGGAGAAATACCCGCTGAACTCGCGGCTGGTGAAGAAGGACGGGCGCGTCGTCGAGGAGGTCTACCGCGCGGGCCGCCGCGAGGTCCCGCCGGGTCGCTACGCCCGGGAGCTGAAGACGATCGTCGGCTTCCTGGAGAAGGCGCGCGCCTACGCCGACGGACCCGAGTCGACCATCCTCGGCCATCTGATCGATTATTTCGCCACCGGCCAGCCGGAGGCGTTCCGCGCCTACAACATCGCCTGGGTCGCGCAGGACCCCAGGGTCGACGCGGTCATCGGGTTCATCGAGACCTACAAGGACCCGCGCGGCCAGAAAGGGGCCTACGAGGGGATCGTCCACTTCGTCGATCCGCGCATGACCCGGCTCCAGAAGGACCTCGCCCGCCTGGCCCAGTACTTCGAGGACCACGCGCCCTGGGACGATCGCTTCAAGCGCAAGGGGTTCAACATCCCGGTCGCGAACGCCGTGAACGTCCTGGTCTCGACGGGCGACTCGGGCCCGATGCCCCCCATCGGGATCAACCTGCCGAACGAGGAGGAGATCAGGGAGCGTCACGGCAACAAGAGCGTCGCCCTGGTCAACGTGATGGACTCCAGCAACCGGGCGGTGCACGCCAAGGTCGTGGAGGAGTTCTTCCTGCCGGAGGACCGGGCGCTGGTCGAGAAGCACGGCGCCGCGGCCGACCTTCTGCAGACGACCATGCACGAGGTCCTCGGTCACGCCTCCGGGAAGGTCGCCGACGCCCTCAAGGGGGATCCCCGGGACCGCCTGCGCGAGTACTACTCGGCGCTGGAGGAGGCGCGCGCCGAGCTGATCGCCCTGCACAACTTCTTCGACCCGAAGCTGATCGAGATCGGGGCGATTCCCACCGCCGAGGTCGCCGAGGCCGCCTGCCGGGACTACGCCACCAACGACCTCTACATGCTCAGGCGGGTGCGCCAGGGGGACGTCCTGGAGGACGATCACATGCGCGCCATCCACCTCATCGTCAGCTACCTGAGGGAGGCGACCGGCGCGGTCGAGTTCGTGAAGCGCGACGGCAAGAGCTACGCGCGCGTCAAGGACATCGCCGCCATGCGCCGGGGCGTGGCGGAGCTGCTGAGCACCCTGCAGCGCATCAAAGGGGAAGGAGACTACGAGGCGGCGCGCGAGCTGACCGAGCGCTACGCGGTGCGCATCGACCCCGCCCTGCGCGACGAGATCGTCGCCCGGGCCGATCGGGCCGGCATCCCCTCGTATGTCGCCTTCGTCATGCCGGACATCGTGCCCGTGCGCGACGCGGACGGGGGGATCCAGGACGTCCGGCTCGCCTATGCGTCCGACCTGGCGACACAGATGCTCAAGTACTCGGGAAAGCTCCCGCTCGAGGAGCCCCCTCCGGCCCCCTCCCCGACTCCCACGCCGGCCCCCGGACGCTAG